From the genome of Gracilinanus agilis isolate LMUSP501 chromosome 2, AgileGrace, whole genome shotgun sequence, one region includes:
- the STK32C gene encoding serine/threonine-protein kinase 32C: protein MYAMKYMNKQQCVERDEVRNVFRELEILQDIEHVFLVNLWYSFQDEEDMFMVVDLLLGGDLRYHLQQNVQFTEETVRLYICEMALALDYLRSRRIIHRDVKPDNILLDEQGHAHLSDFNIATIIRDGERATALAGTKPYMAPEIFHSFVSGGTGYSFEVDWWSMGVMAYELLRGWRPYDIHSSNPVESLVQLFSTVSVQYVPTWSKGMVRLLRKLLTVSPEHRFSSLTDIQASPYLADILWDELSQKKVEPGFVPNKGRLHCDPTFELEEMILESRPLHKKKKRLAKNKSRDNSKDSSQSENDYLQECLEAIQQDFVIFNREKLKRSQAPEALDKGVPVPEATEEAGPDAEPDVESSRFHMCSSVCPSAGSS, encoded by the exons ATGTATGCCATGAAGTACATGAACAAGCAGCAGTGCGTCGAGCGGGACGAGGTCCGCAATGTGTTCCGGGAGCTGGAGATCCTGCAGGACATCGAGCACGTGTTCTTGGTGAACCTCTG GTACTCCTTTCAGGACGAAGAGGACATGTTCATGGTGGTGGATCTGCTCCTGGGCGGCGACCTTCGCTACCATCTGCAGCAGAACGTGCAGTTCACCGAGGAGACGGTCAGGCTGTACATCTGCGAGATGGCCCTCGCCCTGGACTACCTGCGCAGCCGGCGCATCATCCACAG AGACGTGAAGCCGGACAACATCCTCCTGGACGAACAAG GACACGCGCATTTGAGCGACTTCAACATCGCCACGATCATCCGGGACGGGGAACGAGCCACAGCGTTAGCAGGGACCAAGCCTTACATGG CTCCAGAGATCTTCCATTCCTTTGTCAGCGGAGGGACAGGCTACTCCTTTGAAGTGGACTGGTGGTCAATGGGCGTGATGGCTTATGAGCTGCTCCGTGGCTGG AGACCCTACGACATCCACTCGAGCAACCCAGTGGAGTCGCTGGTGCAGCTGTTCAGCACCGTGAGCGTCCAGTATGTCCCAACGTGGTCCAAGGGGATGGTCAGACTTCTGAGAAAG CTCCTCACCGTGAGCCCCGAGCACCGCTTTTCCAGCCTGACAGACATCCAGGCCTCCCCCTACCTGGCTGACATCCTGTGGGACGAGCTGAGCCAGAAGAAGGTGGAGCCTGGCTTTGTGCCCAAC AAGGGACGCCTGCACTGTGACCCCACCTTTGAGCTGGAGGAGATGATCCTCGAATCCAGGCCCCTGcacaagaagaagaagaggctAGCCAAGAACAAGTCGAGGGACAACAGCAAGGACAGCTCCCAGTCG GAAAACGATTACCTTCAGGAGTGTCTTGAGGCCATCCAGCAAGACTTTGTGATTTTTAACAGAGAAAA GCTGAAGAGGAGCCAGGCCCCGGAGGCCCTAGACAAGGGCGTGCCTGTCCCGGAGGCCACGGAGGAGGCCGGGCCGGACGCAGAGCCAGACGTGGAGAGCTCCCGCTTCCACATGTGTAGCTCCGTGTGCCCCTCGGCAGGCAGTAGCTAG